Proteins from one Bos taurus isolate L1 Dominette 01449 registration number 42190680 breed Hereford chromosome 7, ARS-UCD2.0, whole genome shotgun sequence genomic window:
- the WIZ gene encoding protein Wiz isoform X5: MLSWRAPEGSCTTTKGNQRTVLMPVDDTMKTLDGPVVGTREHLAGLEGLTQPSEWSLPRSASEVATQTWTVNSEASVERLQPLLSSIRTRPYLCELLEEVAEGADSPDEDEDEEPAVFPCIECSIYFKQKEHLLEHMSQHRRAPGQEPPAELAPLACGECGWAFADPGALERHRQLHQASREKIIEEIQKLKQVPGDAGREARLQCPRCVFGTNSSKAFVQHAKLHAQEPRGPAAQEPFGGSSGAGSPGPDATSLAYQPYEDPSGLSACVFCGFPAPSESLLREHVRLVHAHPHWEEEDGEAFEEEGPASRPGTSQDAYTRFSEAADYFGKAEPLLAPTWQENPAGYDPSLAFGPGCQQLGMRDFPLSKPLPQCSSQRPLGRPAFPSPLASAAYSLQASRSKNVVQPQGLPGHLEDQRHPWSEEEDEEEEEEEELLLASEMEFPPENRVFAPPASPGLIPQSALELKRTFREALQTAVASRAQQQQLCGMVPVVLVAKLGPRVMAAAARAPPRLQPEELGLGGAHPLDFLLLDTPLGGPLGLDPFLDGDPGVTLKPEERKCPYCPDRFHNGIGLANHVRGHLNRVGVSYNVRHFISAEEVKAIERRFSFQKKKKKVANFDPGTFSLMRCDFCGAGFDTRAGLSSHARAHLRDFGITNWELTVSPINILQELLATSAAERPPSPLCREAGVPPSGFLTSRRPRLPLTVPFPPTWAEDPGPAYGDGLGSEENAMVAMDLGSPPLPKKSLPVPGPLEQVANRLSSKMAAEVPHGSKQELPDLKAQSLTTCEVCGACFETRKGLSSHARSHLRQLGVAESESSGAPIDLLYELVKQKGLPDTPLGLPPSLTKKSNSPKEIVAGAPRPGLLALAKPLDAPAVNKAIKSPPGFSAKGLAHPPNSPLLKKASLALAGSPTHKNPEDKSPQLSLSPRPASPKAQWPQSEDEGPLNLTLDSDGGRELDCQLCGAWFETRRGLSSHARAHLRHLGVSDPDAKGSPIDVLHGLIRRAGVQIRLPLGRGALALLGRPPPASAALSLLPPPPPAKRAKLKAKGTASPWGKQDLPAAAAAGIFWASDVEPSPLNLSSGPEPARDIRCEFCGEFFENRKGLSSHARSHLRQMGVTEWYVNGSPIDTLREILKRRTQSRPGGPPNPSGPSPKALAKVVSSGGPGSSLEARSPADLHLSPLAKKLPPPPGSPLGHSPTVSPPPTARKMFPGLSSPSLPKKLKPEQMRVEIKREMLPGALHGEPHPSEGPWVAPREDMTPLNLSSRAEPVRDIRCEFCGEFFENRKGLSSHARSHLRQMGVTEWSVNGSPIDTLREILKKKSKPCLIKKEPPAGDLAPALTEDGPPTVAPGPMQAPLPLAPMAGRPGKPGAGPAQIPRELTLAPITGTKHSATGYLGSVAAKRPLQEDRLLPAEVKAKTYIQTELPFKAKTLHEKTSHSSTEACCELCGLYFENRKALASHARAHLRQFGVTEWCVNGSPIETLSEWIKHRPQKAGAYRSYIQSGRPFTKKFRSAGHGRDGDKRPPLGLAPGGLAVVGRGAGGEPGPEAGRAADSGERPLAASPPGTVKAEEHQRQNINKFERRQARPPDASAARGSEEANDLHQKLEEVRQPPPRVRPVPALVPRPPQTSLVKFVGNIYTLKCRFCEVEFQGPLSIQEEWVRHLQRHILEMNFSKADPPPEEPQAPQAQTAAAEAP, encoded by the exons ATGCTGAGCTGGAGGGCTCCAGAAGGTTCTTGTACCACCACCAAGGGGAATCAAAG GACAGTGCTCATGCCCGTAGATGATACCATGAAGACGTTGGATGGGCCGGTGGTGGGCACCAGAGAGCACCTGGCAGGCCTGGAGGGCCTGACCCAGCCGTCCGAGTGGAGCCTGCCCCGGTCCGCCTCAGAGGTGGCCACGCAGACCTGGACGGTGAACTCAGAGGCATCTGTGGAGCGGCTGCAGCCATTGCTGTCCTCCATCCGGACGAGGCCCTACTTGTGTgagctcctggaggaggtggccgaGGGGGCAGACAGCCCCGACGAGGACGAAGACGAGGAGCCAGCTGTGTTCCCATGCATCGAGTGCAGCATCTACTTCAAGCAAAAGGAGCACCTCCTGGAGCACATGAGCCAGCACCGCCGAGCCCCGGGCCAGGAGCCACCGGCTGAGCTGGCCCCGCTGGCCTGTGGCGAGTGTGGCTGGGCCTTTGCTGACCCTGGTGCCCTCGAGCGGCACCGCCAGCTGCACCAGGCCTCCCGGGAAAAGATCATTGAGGAGATTCAGAAGCTAAAGCAGGTCCCAGGTGACGCGGGCCGGGAGGCACGGCTGCAGTGCCCCAGATGCGTCTTTGGCACCAATTCCTCCAAGGCCTTCGTGCAGCATGCCAAGCTGCACGCACAGGAGCCACGGGGCCCAGCGGCCCAGGAGCCCTTCGGGGGCAGCAGCGGGGCGGGTAGCCCAGGCCCCGACGCCACCTCCCTTGCCTACCAGCCCTATGAGGACCCCTCGGGCCTCAGTGCCTGTGTTTTCTGTGGCTTCCCCGCGCCCAGTGAGAGCCTGCTCAGGGAGCATGTGAGGCTGGTGCACGCCCATCCCCactgggaggaggaggatggtGAGGCTTTTGAGGAGGAGGGCCCTGCCAGCCGGCCGGGCACCAGCCAGGACGCCTACACCCGATTCTCTGAGGCCGCCGACTACTTTGGCAAAGCTGAGCCGCTCTTGGCCCCCACGTGGCAGGAGAATCCGGCTGGATACGACCCCAGCCTGGCCTTTGGCCCAGGCTGCCAGCAGCTGGGCATGAGGGATTTCCCACTGTCAAAGCCACTCCCACAATGCTCGAGCCAGAGGCCCCTGGGAAGGCCAGCCTTCCCCTCGCCACTAGCATCCGCCGCCTACTCCTTACAGGCAAGCAGAAGCAAGAATGTTGTCCAACCTCAGGGGCTCCCAGGCCACCTGGAGGACCAGAGGCACCCATGGAGTGAagaggaagatgaggaggaggaggaggaggaagaattaCTGCTGGCCTCAGAAATGGAGTTTCCCCCTGAAAACAGGGTCTTTGCGCCGCCAGCCAGCCCCGGCCTCATCCCACAGTCAGCCCTGGAGCTGAAGCGGACATTCCGAGAAGCCCTGCAGACGGCGGTGGCCTCGCgggcacagcagcagcagctctgtggGATGGTGCCTGTAGTGCTGGTGGCGAAACTCGGGCCGCGAGTCATGGCTGCGGCGGCCAGGGCCCCCCCAAGGCTGCAGCCTgaggagctggggctggggggcgCCCACCCCCTGGACTTCCTGCTCCTGGACACGCCACTGGGCGGCCCTCTGGGGCTGGACCCATTCCTGGATGGGGACCCAGGGGTGACACTGAAGCCTGAGGAACGGAAATGCCCCTATTGCCCTGACCGCTTCCACAATGGCATCGGCTTGGCCAACCACGTGCGGGGCCACCTGAACCGCGTGGGTGTCAGCTACAATGTGCGGCATTTCATCTCTGCTGAGGAGGTAAAGGCCATCGAGCGCAGGTTCTCCttccaaaagaagaagaaaaaag tgGCTAACTTTGACCCGGGCACCTTCAGCCTGATGCGCTGTGACTTCTGCGGGGCCGGCTTTGACACTCGGGCCGGCCTGTCCAGCCACGCCCGGGCCCACCTGCGTGActttggcatcaccaactgggaGCTCACTGTCTCACCCATCAACATCTTGCAAGAGCTGCTGGCCACCTCGGCTGCTGAGCGGCCCCCCAGCCCGCTGTGTCGTGAAGCTGGGGTGCCGCCTAGTGGCTTCCTGACCTCCCGCCGGCCCCGTTTACCTCTTACAGTGCCCTTCCCACCCACCTGGGCTGAGGACCCTGGGCCAGCCTACGGAGATG GCCTGGGTTCTGAGGAAAACGCAATGGTGGCCATGGACTTGGGCTCCCCCCCGCTTCCCAAGAAGAGCCTGCCTGTCCCTGGGCCCCTGGAGCAGGTGGCCAATCGGCTGAGCAGCAAAATGGCTGCAGAGGTTCCTCATGGCAGCAAGCAAGAGCTGCCGGACCTCAAGG CCCAGAGCCTGACCACCTGCGAGGTCTGCGGTGCCTGCTTTGAGACACGCAAGGGCCTGTCCAGCCATGCGCGCTCCCACCTGCGGCAGCTGGGGGTGGCCGAGTCGGAGAGCAGCGGTGCCCCCATTGACCTCCTCTACGAGCTTGTGAAGCAGAAGGGCCTGCCTGACACACCCCTCGGGCTGCCCCCAAGCCTGACGAAGAAGTCCAACTCGCCGAAGGAGATAGTCGCTGGAGCCCCACGACCTGGTCTGCTCGCCCTGGCCAAGCCCCTCGATGCCCCTGCTGTCAACAAGGCCATCAAGTCGCCTCCCGGCTTCTCAGCTAAGGGCCTGGCCCACCCGCCCAACTCCCCACTCCTCAAGAAGGCATCGCTGGCCCTGGCGGGCTCCCCTACCCATAAGAATCCTGAGGACAAGAGCCCCCAGCTGTCTCTGAGCCCCCGGCCAGCCTCTCCAAAGGCCCAGTGGCCCCAGTCTGAAGACGAGGGGCCCCTGAACCTCA CTTTAGATAGTGACGGGGGCAGAGAGCTGGACTGCCAGCTGTGCGGTGCCTGGTTTGAGACCCGCAGGGGCCTGTCCAGCCACGCCCGCGCCCACCTGCGCCACCTGGGCGTCAGCGACCCGGATGCCAAGGGATCCCCCATAGACGTGCTCCACGGGCTCATCCGGAGGGCCGGCGTCCAGATCCGCCTCCCACTCGGGCGGGGCGCCCTGGCCCTGCTGGGGCGGCCTCCTCCCGCTTCTGCGGCCCTCTCCTTGCTCCCCCCCCCACCGCCGGCCAAGAGGGCCAAGCTGAAGGCCAAGGGTACGGCCAGCCCCTGGGGGAAGCAGGACCTCCCGGCCGCCGCAGCCGCTGGCATTTTCTGGGCCTCTGATGTGGAGCCGTCTCCTCTCAACCTCT CCTCGGGCCCGGAGCCGGCACGCGACATCCGCTGTGAGTTCTGCGGAGAGTTCTTCGAGAACCGCAAGGGCCTGTCGAGCCATGCCCGCTCGCACCTGCGTCAGATGGGCGTAACCGAGTGGTACGTCAACGGTTCACCCATCGACACGCTGCGGGAGATCCTCAAGAGACGGACCCAGTCCCGGCCTGGCGGACCCCCCAACCCATCAGGGCCTAGCCCCAAAGCTCTGGCCAAGGTGGTGAGCAGCGGAGGTCCTGGCAGCTCACTGGAAGCCCGCAGTCCCGCGGACCTTCACCTCTCACCCCTGGCCAAGAAGTTGCCACCGCCACCAGGCAGCCCCCTGGGCCACTCACCAACTGTCTCTCCTCCTCCCACGGCCCGGAAGATGTTCCCAGGCCTCTCCTCACCCTCCCTGCCCAAGAAGCTGAAGCCTGAACAAATGAGGGTTGAGATCAAGCGGGAGATGCTGCCGGGGGCCCTTCATGGGGAACCGCACCCATCCGAGGGTCCCTGGGTGGCACCTCGGGAAGACATGACCCCCTTGAACCTGT CATCCCGGGCAGAGCCGGTGCGTGACATCCGCTGTGAGTTCTGCGGCGAGTTCTTCGAGAACCGAAAGGGCCTGTCAAGCCACGCACGCTCACACCTGCGGCAGATGGGCGTGACCGAGTGGTCTGTCAACGGCTCACCCATCGACACGCTGCGGGAGATCCTCAAGAAGAAATCCAAGCCATGCCTCATAAAGAAGGAGCCGCCGGCTGGAGACCTGGCCCCTGCCTTGACCGAGGACGGGCCTCCCACAGTGGCCCCTGGGCCCATGCAGGCCCCCTTGCCCCTGGCGCCAATGGCTGGCCGGCCAGGCAAACCTGGAGCTGGGCCAGCCCAGATTCCCCGTGAGCTCACCCTGGCACCCATCACTGGCACCAAGCATTCAGCCACCGGCTACCTGGGCTCTGTGGCAGCCAAGCGGCCCCTGCAGGAGGACCGCCTCCTCCCAGCAGAGGTCAAGGCCAAGACCTACATCCAGACTGAACTGCCCTTCAAGGCAAAGACCCTCCATGAGAAGACCTCCCACTCCT CCACTGAGGCCTGCTGTGAGCTGTGTGGCCTTTACTTCGAAAACCGCAAGGCTCTGGCCAGTCACGCCCGGGCGCACCTGCGGCAGTTCGGCGTGACCGAGTGGTGCGTGAACGGCTCACCCATCGAGACACTGAGTGAGTGGATCAAGCACCGGCCCCAGAAGGCGGGCGCCTACCGGAGCTACATCCAGAGCGGCCGTCCCTTCACCAAGAAGTTTCGCAGTGCCGGCCACGGCCGCGATGGCGACAAGCGGCCGCCCCTGGGGCTGGCCCCTGGGGGCCTGGCTGTGGTGGGCCGCGGTGCTGGGGGTGAACCAGGGCCCGAGGCTGGCCGGGCAGCCGACAGTGGTGAGCGGCCTCTGGCGGCCAGCCCGCCAGGCACCGTGAAGGCCGAGGAGCACCAGCGTCAGAACATCAACA AATTTGAGCGCCGACAAGCCCGCCCTCCAGATGCCTCTGCGGCCCGGGGCAGTGAGGAGGCCAATGACCTGcaccagaagctggaggaggtgCGGCAACCTCCACCCCGGGTCAGGCCAGTCCCCGCCCTGGTGCCCCGGCCCCCCCA
- the WIZ gene encoding protein Wiz isoform X7, protein MAASTAQCRVTKAESKAAAGPRAGGARERAPAGAPPPGPPSPGPAALPSPPPPPPPPPPPPPSRDGPKAEPEPGLGPAPAPGLGSEENAMVAMDLGSPPLPKKSLPVPGPLEQVANRLSSKMAAEVPHGSKQELPDLKAQSLTTCEVCGACFETRKGLSSHARSHLRQLGVAESESSGAPIDLLYELVKQKGLPDTPLGLPPSLTKKSNSPKEIVAGAPRPGLLALAKPLDAPAVNKAIKSPPGFSAKGLAHPPNSPLLKKASLALAGSPTHKNPEDKSPQLSLSPRPASPKAQWPQSEDEGPLNLTLDSDGGRELDCQLCGAWFETRRGLSSHARAHLRHLGVSDPDAKGSPIDVLHGLIRRAGVQIRLPLGRGALALLGRPPPASAALSLLPPPPPAKRAKLKAKGTASPWGKQDLPAAAAAGIFWASDVEPSPLNLSSGPEPARDIRCEFCGEFFENRKGLSSHARSHLRQMGVTEWYVNGSPIDTLREILKRRTQSRPGGPPNPSGPSPKALAKVVSSGGPGSSLEARSPADLHLSPLAKKLPPPPGSPLGHSPTVSPPPTARKMFPGLSSPSLPKKLKPEQMRVEIKREMLPGALHGEPHPSEGPWVAPREDMTPLNLSSRAEPVRDIRCEFCGEFFENRKGLSSHARSHLRQMGVTEWSVNGSPIDTLREILKKKSKPCLIKKEPPAGDLAPALTEDGPPTVAPGPMQAPLPLAPMAGRPGKPGAGPAQIPRELTLAPITGTKHSATGYLGSVAAKRPLQEDRLLPAEVKAKTYIQTELPFKAKTLHEKTSHSSTEACCELCGLYFENRKALASHARAHLRQFGVTEWCVNGSPIETLSEWIKHRPQKAGAYRSYIQSGRPFTKKFRSAGHGRDGDKRPPLGLAPGGLAVVGRGAGGEPGPEAGRAADSGERPLAASPPGTVKAEEHQRQNINKFERRQARPPDASAARGSEEANDLHQKLEEVRQPPPRVRPVPALVPRPPQTSLVKFVGNIYTLKCRFCEVEFQGPLSIQEEWVRHLQRHILEMNFSKADPPPEEPQAPQAQTAAAEAP, encoded by the exons ATGGCCGCCTCCACCGCCCAGTGCCGAGTGACAAAAGCGGAGAGCAAGGCGGCGGCGGGGCCGCGCGCGGGGGGCGCCCGTGAGCGCGCGCCCGCGGGGGCGCCCCCGCCGGGCCCCCCGAGCCCGGGCCCCGCGGCTCTTccctcgccgccgccgccgcccccacccccgccgccgccgccgccgtcgcGGGACGGGCCCAAGGCCGAGCCGGAGCCGGGGCTCGGGCCCGCGCCCGCGCCGG GCCTGGGTTCTGAGGAAAACGCAATGGTGGCCATGGACTTGGGCTCCCCCCCGCTTCCCAAGAAGAGCCTGCCTGTCCCTGGGCCCCTGGAGCAGGTGGCCAATCGGCTGAGCAGCAAAATGGCTGCAGAGGTTCCTCATGGCAGCAAGCAAGAGCTGCCGGACCTCAAGG CCCAGAGCCTGACCACCTGCGAGGTCTGCGGTGCCTGCTTTGAGACACGCAAGGGCCTGTCCAGCCATGCGCGCTCCCACCTGCGGCAGCTGGGGGTGGCCGAGTCGGAGAGCAGCGGTGCCCCCATTGACCTCCTCTACGAGCTTGTGAAGCAGAAGGGCCTGCCTGACACACCCCTCGGGCTGCCCCCAAGCCTGACGAAGAAGTCCAACTCGCCGAAGGAGATAGTCGCTGGAGCCCCACGACCTGGTCTGCTCGCCCTGGCCAAGCCCCTCGATGCCCCTGCTGTCAACAAGGCCATCAAGTCGCCTCCCGGCTTCTCAGCTAAGGGCCTGGCCCACCCGCCCAACTCCCCACTCCTCAAGAAGGCATCGCTGGCCCTGGCGGGCTCCCCTACCCATAAGAATCCTGAGGACAAGAGCCCCCAGCTGTCTCTGAGCCCCCGGCCAGCCTCTCCAAAGGCCCAGTGGCCCCAGTCTGAAGACGAGGGGCCCCTGAACCTCA CTTTAGATAGTGACGGGGGCAGAGAGCTGGACTGCCAGCTGTGCGGTGCCTGGTTTGAGACCCGCAGGGGCCTGTCCAGCCACGCCCGCGCCCACCTGCGCCACCTGGGCGTCAGCGACCCGGATGCCAAGGGATCCCCCATAGACGTGCTCCACGGGCTCATCCGGAGGGCCGGCGTCCAGATCCGCCTCCCACTCGGGCGGGGCGCCCTGGCCCTGCTGGGGCGGCCTCCTCCCGCTTCTGCGGCCCTCTCCTTGCTCCCCCCCCCACCGCCGGCCAAGAGGGCCAAGCTGAAGGCCAAGGGTACGGCCAGCCCCTGGGGGAAGCAGGACCTCCCGGCCGCCGCAGCCGCTGGCATTTTCTGGGCCTCTGATGTGGAGCCGTCTCCTCTCAACCTCT CCTCGGGCCCGGAGCCGGCACGCGACATCCGCTGTGAGTTCTGCGGAGAGTTCTTCGAGAACCGCAAGGGCCTGTCGAGCCATGCCCGCTCGCACCTGCGTCAGATGGGCGTAACCGAGTGGTACGTCAACGGTTCACCCATCGACACGCTGCGGGAGATCCTCAAGAGACGGACCCAGTCCCGGCCTGGCGGACCCCCCAACCCATCAGGGCCTAGCCCCAAAGCTCTGGCCAAGGTGGTGAGCAGCGGAGGTCCTGGCAGCTCACTGGAAGCCCGCAGTCCCGCGGACCTTCACCTCTCACCCCTGGCCAAGAAGTTGCCACCGCCACCAGGCAGCCCCCTGGGCCACTCACCAACTGTCTCTCCTCCTCCCACGGCCCGGAAGATGTTCCCAGGCCTCTCCTCACCCTCCCTGCCCAAGAAGCTGAAGCCTGAACAAATGAGGGTTGAGATCAAGCGGGAGATGCTGCCGGGGGCCCTTCATGGGGAACCGCACCCATCCGAGGGTCCCTGGGTGGCACCTCGGGAAGACATGACCCCCTTGAACCTGT CATCCCGGGCAGAGCCGGTGCGTGACATCCGCTGTGAGTTCTGCGGCGAGTTCTTCGAGAACCGAAAGGGCCTGTCAAGCCACGCACGCTCACACCTGCGGCAGATGGGCGTGACCGAGTGGTCTGTCAACGGCTCACCCATCGACACGCTGCGGGAGATCCTCAAGAAGAAATCCAAGCCATGCCTCATAAAGAAGGAGCCGCCGGCTGGAGACCTGGCCCCTGCCTTGACCGAGGACGGGCCTCCCACAGTGGCCCCTGGGCCCATGCAGGCCCCCTTGCCCCTGGCGCCAATGGCTGGCCGGCCAGGCAAACCTGGAGCTGGGCCAGCCCAGATTCCCCGTGAGCTCACCCTGGCACCCATCACTGGCACCAAGCATTCAGCCACCGGCTACCTGGGCTCTGTGGCAGCCAAGCGGCCCCTGCAGGAGGACCGCCTCCTCCCAGCAGAGGTCAAGGCCAAGACCTACATCCAGACTGAACTGCCCTTCAAGGCAAAGACCCTCCATGAGAAGACCTCCCACTCCT CCACTGAGGCCTGCTGTGAGCTGTGTGGCCTTTACTTCGAAAACCGCAAGGCTCTGGCCAGTCACGCCCGGGCGCACCTGCGGCAGTTCGGCGTGACCGAGTGGTGCGTGAACGGCTCACCCATCGAGACACTGAGTGAGTGGATCAAGCACCGGCCCCAGAAGGCGGGCGCCTACCGGAGCTACATCCAGAGCGGCCGTCCCTTCACCAAGAAGTTTCGCAGTGCCGGCCACGGCCGCGATGGCGACAAGCGGCCGCCCCTGGGGCTGGCCCCTGGGGGCCTGGCTGTGGTGGGCCGCGGTGCTGGGGGTGAACCAGGGCCCGAGGCTGGCCGGGCAGCCGACAGTGGTGAGCGGCCTCTGGCGGCCAGCCCGCCAGGCACCGTGAAGGCCGAGGAGCACCAGCGTCAGAACATCAACA AATTTGAGCGCCGACAAGCCCGCCCTCCAGATGCCTCTGCGGCCCGGGGCAGTGAGGAGGCCAATGACCTGcaccagaagctggaggaggtgCGGCAACCTCCACCCCGGGTCAGGCCAGTCCCCGCCCTGGTGCCCCGGCCCCCCCA
- the WIZ gene encoding protein Wiz isoform X9 has product MAASTAQCRVTKAESKAAAGPRAGGARERAPAGAPPPGPPSPGPAALPSPPPPPPPPPPPPPSRDGPKAEPEPGLGPAPAPGLGSEENAMVAMDLGSPPLPKKSLPVPGPLEQVANRLSSKMAAEVPHGSKQELPDLKAQSLTTCEVCGACFETRKGLSSHARSHLRQLGVAESESSGAPIDLLYELVKQKGLPDTPLGLPPSLTKKSNSPKEIVAGAPRPGLLALAKPLDAPAVNKAIKSPPGFSAKGLAHPPNSPLLKKASLALAGSPTHKNPEDKSPQLSLSPRPASPKAQWPQSEDEGPLNLTSGPEPARDIRCEFCGEFFENRKGLSSHARSHLRQMGVTEWYVNGSPIDTLREILKRRTQSRPGGPPNPSGPSPKALAKVVSSGGPGSSLEARSPADLHLSPLAKKLPPPPGSPLGHSPTVSPPPTARKMFPGLSSPSLPKKLKPEQMRVEIKREMLPGALHGEPHPSEGPWVAPREDMTPLNLSSRAEPVRDIRCEFCGEFFENRKGLSSHARSHLRQMGVTEWSVNGSPIDTLREILKKKSKPCLIKKEPPAGDLAPALTEDGPPTVAPGPMQAPLPLAPMAGRPGKPGAGPAQIPRELTLAPITGTKHSATGYLGSVAAKRPLQEDRLLPAEVKAKTYIQTELPFKAKTLHEKTSHSSTEACCELCGLYFENRKALASHARAHLRQFGVTEWCVNGSPIETLSEWIKHRPQKAGAYRSYIQSGRPFTKKFRSAGHGRDGDKRPPLGLAPGGLAVVGRGAGGEPGPEAGRAADSGERPLAASPPGTVKAEEHQRQNINKFERRQARPPDASAARGSEEANDLHQKLEEVRQPPPRVRPVPALVPRPPQTSLVKFVGNIYTLKCRFCEVEFQGPLSIQEEWVRHLQRHILEMNFSKADPPPEEPQAPQAQTAAAEAP; this is encoded by the exons ATGGCCGCCTCCACCGCCCAGTGCCGAGTGACAAAAGCGGAGAGCAAGGCGGCGGCGGGGCCGCGCGCGGGGGGCGCCCGTGAGCGCGCGCCCGCGGGGGCGCCCCCGCCGGGCCCCCCGAGCCCGGGCCCCGCGGCTCTTccctcgccgccgccgccgcccccacccccgccgccgccgccgccgtcgcGGGACGGGCCCAAGGCCGAGCCGGAGCCGGGGCTCGGGCCCGCGCCCGCGCCGG GCCTGGGTTCTGAGGAAAACGCAATGGTGGCCATGGACTTGGGCTCCCCCCCGCTTCCCAAGAAGAGCCTGCCTGTCCCTGGGCCCCTGGAGCAGGTGGCCAATCGGCTGAGCAGCAAAATGGCTGCAGAGGTTCCTCATGGCAGCAAGCAAGAGCTGCCGGACCTCAAGG CCCAGAGCCTGACCACCTGCGAGGTCTGCGGTGCCTGCTTTGAGACACGCAAGGGCCTGTCCAGCCATGCGCGCTCCCACCTGCGGCAGCTGGGGGTGGCCGAGTCGGAGAGCAGCGGTGCCCCCATTGACCTCCTCTACGAGCTTGTGAAGCAGAAGGGCCTGCCTGACACACCCCTCGGGCTGCCCCCAAGCCTGACGAAGAAGTCCAACTCGCCGAAGGAGATAGTCGCTGGAGCCCCACGACCTGGTCTGCTCGCCCTGGCCAAGCCCCTCGATGCCCCTGCTGTCAACAAGGCCATCAAGTCGCCTCCCGGCTTCTCAGCTAAGGGCCTGGCCCACCCGCCCAACTCCCCACTCCTCAAGAAGGCATCGCTGGCCCTGGCGGGCTCCCCTACCCATAAGAATCCTGAGGACAAGAGCCCCCAGCTGTCTCTGAGCCCCCGGCCAGCCTCTCCAAAGGCCCAGTGGCCCCAGTCTGAAGACGAGGGGCCCCTGAACCTCA CCTCGGGCCCGGAGCCGGCACGCGACATCCGCTGTGAGTTCTGCGGAGAGTTCTTCGAGAACCGCAAGGGCCTGTCGAGCCATGCCCGCTCGCACCTGCGTCAGATGGGCGTAACCGAGTGGTACGTCAACGGTTCACCCATCGACACGCTGCGGGAGATCCTCAAGAGACGGACCCAGTCCCGGCCTGGCGGACCCCCCAACCCATCAGGGCCTAGCCCCAAAGCTCTGGCCAAGGTGGTGAGCAGCGGAGGTCCTGGCAGCTCACTGGAAGCCCGCAGTCCCGCGGACCTTCACCTCTCACCCCTGGCCAAGAAGTTGCCACCGCCACCAGGCAGCCCCCTGGGCCACTCACCAACTGTCTCTCCTCCTCCCACGGCCCGGAAGATGTTCCCAGGCCTCTCCTCACCCTCCCTGCCCAAGAAGCTGAAGCCTGAACAAATGAGGGTTGAGATCAAGCGGGAGATGCTGCCGGGGGCCCTTCATGGGGAACCGCACCCATCCGAGGGTCCCTGGGTGGCACCTCGGGAAGACATGACCCCCTTGAACCTGT CATCCCGGGCAGAGCCGGTGCGTGACATCCGCTGTGAGTTCTGCGGCGAGTTCTTCGAGAACCGAAAGGGCCTGTCAAGCCACGCACGCTCACACCTGCGGCAGATGGGCGTGACCGAGTGGTCTGTCAACGGCTCACCCATCGACACGCTGCGGGAGATCCTCAAGAAGAAATCCAAGCCATGCCTCATAAAGAAGGAGCCGCCGGCTGGAGACCTGGCCCCTGCCTTGACCGAGGACGGGCCTCCCACAGTGGCCCCTGGGCCCATGCAGGCCCCCTTGCCCCTGGCGCCAATGGCTGGCCGGCCAGGCAAACCTGGAGCTGGGCCAGCCCAGATTCCCCGTGAGCTCACCCTGGCACCCATCACTGGCACCAAGCATTCAGCCACCGGCTACCTGGGCTCTGTGGCAGCCAAGCGGCCCCTGCAGGAGGACCGCCTCCTCCCAGCAGAGGTCAAGGCCAAGACCTACATCCAGACTGAACTGCCCTTCAAGGCAAAGACCCTCCATGAGAAGACCTCCCACTCCT CCACTGAGGCCTGCTGTGAGCTGTGTGGCCTTTACTTCGAAAACCGCAAGGCTCTGGCCAGTCACGCCCGGGCGCACCTGCGGCAGTTCGGCGTGACCGAGTGGTGCGTGAACGGCTCACCCATCGAGACACTGAGTGAGTGGATCAAGCACCGGCCCCAGAAGGCGGGCGCCTACCGGAGCTACATCCAGAGCGGCCGTCCCTTCACCAAGAAGTTTCGCAGTGCCGGCCACGGCCGCGATGGCGACAAGCGGCCGCCCCTGGGGCTGGCCCCTGGGGGCCTGGCTGTGGTGGGCCGCGGTGCTGGGGGTGAACCAGGGCCCGAGGCTGGCCGGGCAGCCGACAGTGGTGAGCGGCCTCTGGCGGCCAGCCCGCCAGGCACCGTGAAGGCCGAGGAGCACCAGCGTCAGAACATCAACA AATTTGAGCGCCGACAAGCCCGCCCTCCAGATGCCTCTGCGGCCCGGGGCAGTGAGGAGGCCAATGACCTGcaccagaagctggaggaggtgCGGCAACCTCCACCCCGGGTCAGGCCAGTCCCCGCCCTGGTGCCCCGGCCCCCCCA